A region from the Flavobacteriales bacterium genome encodes:
- the coaBC gene encoding bifunctional phosphopantothenoylcysteine decarboxylase/phosphopantothenate--cysteine ligase CoaBC yields the protein MTRNVLLGVSGSIAAYKSAALVRELVKAGAQVQVVMTPAAHDFVTPLTLSTLSKRPVLTHMIDRSGEGTWNDHVHLARWADVMVVAPASANTLAKMAQGLCDNLLMSVFLSATCPVYVAPAMDLEMFKDATTGSNLNLLIQRGVKTIGPDSGELASGLEGQGRMTEPEGIVQHLVADLMLKSKLVGKRVLITAGGTQEALDPVRYIGNRSSGKMGFALAEEAAARGAIIELVTGPVALQTDRPGVKRTDVVSAAEMATACERSATQCDIIIMSAAVADHRPKSPADRKWKEKDKGLTVELEPTVDILKGIGARKPAGQILVGFALETHDGLANAKGKLERKNLDMIVLNTLGEPGVGFGHDTNKVTIVRRDKDPEELPLMTKARTAAAILDRLEELL from the coding sequence TTGACCCGCAACGTCCTGTTGGGCGTATCGGGCAGCATTGCCGCATACAAAAGTGCCGCGTTGGTGCGCGAACTGGTGAAGGCCGGTGCACAGGTGCAGGTGGTGATGACCCCTGCGGCCCACGATTTTGTTACGCCCCTTACACTGAGCACTCTCAGCAAGCGACCGGTGCTCACCCACATGATCGATCGCTCGGGCGAAGGCACGTGGAACGACCATGTGCATTTGGCGCGTTGGGCCGATGTTATGGTGGTGGCCCCGGCCAGTGCCAACACTTTGGCCAAGATGGCCCAAGGCCTTTGCGACAATCTTCTGATGTCCGTGTTCCTCAGTGCTACTTGCCCTGTGTACGTCGCACCGGCCATGGACCTGGAGATGTTCAAGGATGCCACCACGGGCAGCAACCTCAACCTGCTGATCCAGCGCGGTGTGAAAACGATCGGTCCGGACAGCGGTGAATTGGCCAGTGGTCTGGAAGGGCAGGGGCGTATGACCGAACCGGAGGGTATCGTGCAACACCTCGTTGCCGACCTGATGCTGAAGAGCAAGTTGGTTGGCAAGCGCGTGCTGATCACCGCGGGCGGAACGCAGGAAGCGCTGGACCCGGTGCGGTACATCGGCAACCGGAGCAGCGGGAAGATGGGGTTCGCTCTGGCCGAAGAAGCTGCTGCACGCGGTGCCATCATTGAACTCGTAACGGGCCCGGTGGCGTTGCAAACCGATCGGCCCGGTGTGAAACGGACCGATGTGGTCAGTGCGGCCGAAATGGCAACTGCGTGCGAACGTTCGGCCACGCAATGCGATATCATCATCATGTCCGCCGCAGTGGCTGATCATCGCCCCAAGTCCCCTGCCGATCGGAAATGGAAGGAAAAGGACAAAGGGCTGACAGTGGAGTTGGAACCCACCGTGGATATCCTGAAAGGGATCGGGGCGCGCAAACCGGCCGGCCAGATACTGGTCGGTTTCGCGCTGGAAACGCACGACGGGCTGGCCAACGCAAAAGGCAAGTTGGAGCGCAAGAACCTGGACATGATCGTGCTCAACACGCTCGGCGAACCGGGCGTAGGCTTCGGGCACGACACGAACAAAGTCACCATCGTGCGCCGGGACAAGGATCCCGAGGAACTGCCGTTGATGACCAAGGCCCGAACGGCTGCTGCTATCTTGGACCGCCTCGAAGAACTCCTGTGA
- a CDS encoding tetratricopeptide repeat protein, whose product MKRATSLLLVPAFVLTARAATPDSSYIAGDHAAALKGYMVLELDSTSADLFYNIGNCHFKLGNKAEAVLWYERAHRLAPGEADIRTNLDLARAQVVDRINSTPGIAIGGGLSTWFAGRTIDTWAVRSLWACTAAFVLLAVSLFIGSTAKRVLRVAAALAGAITLLAFGLAARRSSTLHDDGHAIIMAPKVDVKSEPRASGTTVFVLHEGTKVSLTSTTGGWCRIELANGTVGWMKQAELERI is encoded by the coding sequence ATGAAGCGTGCAACCTCCCTCCTGCTTGTTCCCGCGTTCGTGCTGACCGCGCGCGCCGCAACCCCTGACAGCAGCTACATCGCTGGTGACCATGCCGCGGCGCTCAAGGGATACATGGTGCTCGAACTGGACAGCACCTCGGCCGACCTGTTCTACAACATCGGCAATTGCCACTTCAAGCTCGGCAACAAGGCCGAAGCAGTGCTCTGGTACGAGCGGGCCCATCGCCTAGCCCCGGGTGAAGCCGATATCCGCACCAACCTCGACCTCGCACGCGCCCAGGTCGTGGACCGCATCAACTCCACCCCCGGCATAGCCATCGGTGGCGGATTGAGCACCTGGTTCGCAGGGCGCACGATCGACACATGGGCGGTCCGTTCGCTATGGGCATGTACGGCTGCGTTCGTCTTGTTGGCGGTGTCGCTTTTCATCGGGTCAACAGCGAAAAGAGTGTTGCGCGTTGCGGCTGCACTGGCCGGTGCGATCACGCTCCTGGCATTCGGGCTTGCGGCGCGGCGCTCAAGCACGCTTCATGACGATGGTCATGCCATCATCATGGCCCCCAAAGTGGACGTGAAGAGCGAGCCGCGCGCATCGGGAACAACCGTGTTCGTGCTGCACGAAGGCACCAAGGTGTCCTTGACCTCCACGACCGGCGGATGGTGCCGGATCGAACTGGCCAACGGAACGGTTGGTTGGATGAAGCAGGCCGAACTGGAACGGATCTGA
- a CDS encoding doxx family protein, translated as MILRASATFSRSSAAINELALVRGSIALCYLWFGALKFFPAVSPAEGLAADTIGVLTFGAITGRTAVVLLAVLECAIGAGLLIGLRSKLVVYALLGHMACTFAPMVFFPDLTFTNVPFGLTLVGQYIVKNLVFASAALLLLRPKRA; from the coding sequence ATGATCCTCCGCGCCAGCGCAACTTTCTCCAGAAGCAGCGCGGCCATCAACGAACTGGCTTTGGTGCGCGGCAGCATCGCCCTGTGCTACCTGTGGTTCGGGGCGTTGAAGTTCTTCCCGGCCGTAAGCCCTGCCGAAGGATTGGCCGCTGATACCATTGGTGTTCTGACGTTCGGGGCCATCACCGGCAGGACCGCCGTGGTGCTGCTGGCGGTGCTGGAGTGCGCGATTGGTGCTGGCTTGCTGATCGGTCTGCGCAGCAAGCTGGTCGTCTACGCCCTGCTGGGCCACATGGCCTGCACGTTCGCGCCCATGGTCTTCTTCCCTGATCTGACGTTCACCAACGTTCCGTTCGGCCTCACCTTGGTGGGCCAGTACATCGTGAAGAACCTGGTGTTCGCCAGTGCAGCGCTCCTGCTCCTGCGGCCGAAACGCGCCTGA
- a CDS encoding aminotransferase class I/II-fold pyridoxal phosphate-dependent enzyme — protein sequence MNDIFDKIRKDLGPIGNHAKNSHGYFSFPKLEGDLGPHMTFRGKPVLVWSLNNYLGLANHPEVRKVDAEAAAQWGMAYPMGARMMSGQTKYHEQLEDALSDFMQKEDTFLLNYGYQGCMSAIESLLSRHDVLVYDSECHACMIDGARLHMGKRFVFQHNDMASLDKQLENAAKLTKETGGGIMVMTEGVFGMAGDQGKLKEIVERKAKYNFRLFVDDAHGFGQMGQDGRGTGDHQGVQKDIDVYFGTFAKAMASIGGFVSGPEDVMMFLRYNMRSQTFAKSLPMPIVIGALKRLEMMRSMPELNTKLWDITHALQSGLKEAGLDIGNTNSCVTPVYMKGSIPEATNVVMDLRENHGIFGSIVVYPVVPKDTILLRLIPTASHALEDVRRTIESFKEVKKKLEAGAYKAEKVATV from the coding sequence ATGAACGACATCTTCGACAAGATCCGCAAGGACCTCGGTCCCATCGGCAACCACGCCAAGAACAGCCACGGCTACTTCAGCTTCCCCAAGCTCGAAGGCGACCTGGGCCCGCACATGACCTTCCGCGGCAAGCCCGTGCTGGTGTGGAGCCTGAACAACTACCTGGGCCTGGCCAACCACCCCGAAGTGCGCAAAGTGGACGCCGAGGCGGCCGCCCAATGGGGCATGGCCTACCCGATGGGCGCCCGCATGATGAGCGGACAGACCAAGTACCACGAGCAGTTGGAGGACGCCCTGAGCGACTTCATGCAGAAGGAGGACACCTTCCTGCTGAACTACGGCTACCAAGGCTGCATGAGCGCCATTGAGTCGCTCCTCTCCCGCCACGACGTGCTGGTGTACGACAGCGAGTGCCACGCCTGCATGATCGATGGCGCGCGCCTGCACATGGGCAAGCGCTTCGTATTCCAGCACAACGACATGGCCAGCTTGGACAAGCAGTTGGAGAACGCCGCCAAACTCACCAAGGAGACCGGCGGCGGCATCATGGTGATGACCGAGGGCGTGTTCGGCATGGCCGGCGACCAAGGCAAGCTGAAAGAGATCGTTGAGCGCAAGGCCAAGTACAACTTCCGCTTGTTCGTTGACGATGCCCACGGCTTCGGGCAGATGGGCCAGGACGGCCGCGGCACCGGCGACCACCAAGGCGTGCAGAAGGACATCGACGTCTACTTCGGCACCTTCGCCAAGGCCATGGCCAGCATCGGCGGTTTCGTGAGCGGCCCCGAGGACGTGATGATGTTCCTTCGCTACAACATGCGCAGCCAGACCTTCGCCAAAAGCCTACCGATGCCCATCGTCATCGGTGCACTGAAGCGCCTGGAGATGATGCGCAGCATGCCCGAGCTGAACACCAAGCTGTGGGACATCACCCACGCGCTCCAAAGCGGCTTGAAGGAAGCCGGGCTCGACATCGGCAATACCAACAGTTGCGTTACGCCGGTGTACATGAAGGGCAGCATCCCCGAAGCCACAAACGTGGTGATGGACCTGCGCGAGAACCACGGCATCTTCGGCAGCATCGTGGTGTATCCCGTGGTGCCGAAAGACACGATCCTGCTCCGCCTCATCCCAACGGCGTCGCACGCCTTGGAGGACGTGCGCCGCACCATCGAGAGCTTCAAAGAGGTGAAGAAGAAGCTGGAGGCAGGGGCCTACAAGGCGGAGAAGGTGGCGACAGTGTGA
- a CDS encoding alpha/beta hydrolase, whose translation MRFAHHFFIVALCAIPVLCTAQEPVVEPFVFGEVHPLRSTVLEQDRVLNVYLPDGYSPDSAAKYPVIYVLDGTHNEDFPHIAGLVQFMNMYELLPTSIVVGIANNGKSRYHDFTHATRGDSDLVWIPTGGGSDAFINYIADEVLPYVDKTFKTNGTRTIIGQSLGGLLANEILFKRPELFDNYVLVSPSLWWDNGSLASQAEGWAKANSKARKRVFLAMAHDDDWMKPQGEAEVAAFKAHTQAPFKWHYEYFEKESHATILHRAVYAAFEWMGKE comes from the coding sequence ATGCGATTTGCTCATCACTTCTTCATTGTCGCGCTTTGTGCAATACCCGTGTTGTGCACCGCGCAGGAACCGGTTGTGGAACCCTTCGTCTTCGGCGAGGTACACCCGCTCCGATCCACGGTCTTGGAGCAGGACCGGGTGCTGAACGTGTACCTCCCGGACGGCTATTCGCCTGACAGCGCCGCCAAGTACCCGGTGATCTACGTACTGGACGGCACCCATAACGAGGACTTCCCGCACATCGCTGGCTTGGTGCAGTTCATGAACATGTACGAGCTGCTGCCGACGAGCATCGTAGTAGGCATCGCGAACAACGGCAAGTCGCGCTACCACGATTTCACCCACGCGACCAGGGGCGACAGCGATCTGGTGTGGATCCCCACGGGCGGAGGATCCGATGCCTTCATCAACTACATCGCCGATGAGGTGCTGCCATACGTGGACAAGACCTTCAAGACCAACGGCACGCGCACCATCATTGGCCAGTCGCTCGGTGGCTTGTTGGCCAACGAGATCCTCTTCAAACGACCGGAGCTTTTCGACAACTACGTGCTGGTGAGCCCGAGCCTGTGGTGGGACAATGGCTCATTGGCCTCGCAGGCCGAAGGCTGGGCCAAAGCGAACAGCAAGGCACGCAAGCGGGTGTTCCTGGCCATGGCACATGATGATGATTGGATGAAACCGCAAGGCGAAGCCGAAGTGGCCGCGTTCAAGGCCCACACGCAAGCGCCCTTCAAATGGCACTACGAGTACTTCGAGAAGGAGAGCCATGCCACCATCCTGCACCGGGCGGTGTACGCAGCGTTCGAGTGGATGGGGAAGGAGTGA
- the bamD gene encoding outer membrane protein assembly factor BamD produces the protein MRSVLLLLPVLLLAVGCGEYNKAMKSSDIRVKLAAAEKYFEQGKHEKSIVLLEELLFITRGTMESERVSYLHAMSWFYQEDYTMAGYYLENFAKTFPNSPRAEDCSFKSAYCNYRNSPVYELDQGETQAAMDKLQLFLVRYPETELRDSSNALMDKLRVKLEAKEWAAAKQYMHTRNYLAASKTGAEFVRKWPNSKYREEGYFMVLEASHALAMNSVSRRKKDRLNDAIRAYHTFADAFSEGDRRQQADRLHEQLTEELQRLESASAP, from the coding sequence ATGCGTTCTGTCCTCCTGCTTTTGCCAGTGCTTCTCCTGGCTGTTGGTTGCGGGGAGTACAACAAGGCCATGAAGAGCTCGGACATCCGGGTGAAGCTGGCCGCCGCCGAGAAGTACTTCGAGCAAGGAAAGCACGAAAAGAGCATCGTTCTGCTGGAGGAATTGCTCTTCATTACCCGGGGCACCATGGAAAGCGAGCGGGTGAGCTACCTGCATGCCATGAGCTGGTTCTATCAGGAGGATTACACCATGGCGGGCTACTACTTGGAGAACTTCGCCAAGACCTTCCCGAACAGCCCGCGCGCGGAGGATTGCTCCTTCAAGAGCGCCTACTGCAACTACCGCAACAGCCCGGTGTACGAGTTGGACCAAGGGGAGACCCAAGCGGCCATGGACAAGCTGCAACTATTCCTGGTACGGTATCCCGAAACCGAGCTGCGCGACAGCAGCAATGCCCTTATGGACAAGCTTCGAGTGAAGCTGGAGGCGAAGGAGTGGGCTGCCGCCAAGCAGTACATGCACACCCGTAACTATCTGGCGGCCAGTAAGACAGGCGCGGAGTTCGTGCGCAAATGGCCGAACAGCAAGTACCGTGAAGAGGGCTATTTCATGGTGCTGGAGGCCAGCCATGCTTTGGCCATGAACAGTGTAAGTCGCCGCAAGAAGGACCGCCTGAACGACGCGATCCGCGCATACCATACTTTCGCCGACGCTTTTTCGGAGGGTGATCGACGGCAACAGGCCGACCGCCTCCACGAGCAATTGACCGAAGAACTCCAACGACTCGAATCCGCTTCCGCCCCATGA
- a CDS encoding DNA-directed RNA polymerase subunit omega — MNPRNLNAAKTTVTRDMSKLDTGSGNVYETVSVLGKRANQLALEIKEELGAKLEEFAMSGENLEEVYENREQIEVSKYYERLPKPSAMAVQELQDDKIYVRRPEQPAQLPAADQN, encoded by the coding sequence ATGAACCCCCGCAACCTGAACGCCGCCAAGACCACCGTAACCCGCGACATGAGCAAGCTCGATACGGGCAGCGGCAACGTGTACGAGACGGTTTCCGTTCTCGGCAAGCGCGCCAACCAACTTGCGCTTGAGATCAAGGAGGAACTGGGCGCCAAACTGGAAGAGTTCGCCATGAGCGGTGAGAACCTCGAAGAGGTCTATGAGAACCGCGAGCAGATCGAGGTGAGCAAGTACTACGAGCGCCTCCCGAAGCCCAGCGCCATGGCCGTACAGGAACTTCAGGACGACAAGATCTACGTGCGCCGCCCGGAGCAGCCCGCCCAGTTGCCGGCCGCTGACCAGAACTAA
- a CDS encoding right-handed parallel beta-helix repeat-containing protein, producing the protein MKRLLPFALLVLALAQAKAVTYYVSHDGSDTNNGTSSTTPWKTIDRMNQARFGLLPGDQILFKRGGTYEGTLEIPLSGTASQHIVVGAYGTGNTPIISGSKAVTTWTVHSGSIWKATVSEDVKQVFVGGAMQQLARWPNTGWLTNDNGSMTSLTDASINQSNGYWTGARLVIRSSNWSYDCPTITGHTGSTITFGTVFSNLAQYNWGYYLCNKLSELDAPGEWYYDANTDQLYLWAPGSANPNGLSVRAQIREKGLIIHANIHHIDVQNLAFQHQNYAGISEEGGNNNTVTGCTFTDLFKSVQAYSTNDVFSGNTIMRTQGTGIFIIGNNNQVLDNVLQDIALIPGAGESTWGYIGLRSYGNGQTVRGNRLTNIGYIGIALEGQGLVERNVVKGAMGILNDGGGIAFDDCNGLVIQDNIVDGMVGNIESSASNFPAYHKICHGIYFGDSNIQNTTVQRNIVANCAGSGIHVDHTMLSAGNQVKDNTLFNNENQMTISDASNYNGAGATPPFHMPAFNDVYSGNILYCLNKDQFCVKKYNVYANTPVDFGTFTNNRLFNPWNEVSTWVHNTFAGTHTYYTVEQLQQELGEESGTTRSPLRLNAHTVASELSGELVVNGSFTTNVTGWGGWPTNASSTRDLTYLDNGALKALLPNNSLYDTYSVMNPDQFAVTNGEWYRMKFSLQSTGLGHVFASLKGMTQLIGPNTIHTTRVPFSPERREVELIFQGNLTDQAKVLFTNHYTDPTYWMDNVSVKRVSVTPVDPSVNHKLYYNENTTAQTIILPGGCWSDVNGALFSGTITLQPFTSKVLYLYTGPGCVTGPTTGTVSAKAFLSGPFNSGTGMMGDNLRVLGLIPTTEPFTTQGIALANPGAVIPTALLQTTGATGLVDWALLELRNPDGTYSLAERKAVLLRRNGEVIGVDGNPVISFGVATMGKHLVLKHRTHLGVMSAQPIATNGQLIDFTATATTLYGTNPTTTVGTARALWMGDLNGDGTVRYTGGNNDRDPILAAIGGTLPTQVLTMQYRNEDVNMDGIVKYVGVDNDRDLVLTVIGGTVPTAVRTAQVP; encoded by the coding sequence ATGAAGCGCCTCCTCCCGTTCGCTCTGTTGGTTCTGGCACTCGCTCAAGCGAAGGCCGTTACCTACTACGTCTCCCACGACGGTAGCGACACCAACAATGGTACGTCGAGCACCACGCCGTGGAAGACCATTGACCGCATGAACCAGGCCCGTTTCGGGCTTTTGCCGGGCGATCAGATCCTGTTCAAGCGCGGCGGCACTTATGAAGGTACGTTGGAGATCCCCCTGAGCGGAACAGCCAGCCAGCACATTGTGGTTGGGGCTTACGGCACGGGGAACACACCGATCATCAGTGGCAGCAAAGCCGTGACCACTTGGACGGTACACAGCGGCAGCATATGGAAGGCCACTGTATCGGAAGACGTGAAACAGGTATTCGTGGGCGGTGCCATGCAGCAATTGGCCCGTTGGCCCAACACGGGCTGGTTGACCAACGACAACGGCTCCATGACGAGCCTCACGGATGCTTCCATCAATCAATCCAATGGCTACTGGACAGGAGCCCGCTTGGTGATCCGCAGCAGCAACTGGAGCTACGACTGCCCCACCATTACCGGCCACACGGGCAGTACGATCACCTTCGGTACGGTGTTCAGCAACCTGGCGCAATACAACTGGGGCTACTACCTGTGCAACAAGTTGAGCGAACTGGACGCTCCGGGCGAGTGGTACTACGATGCGAACACCGACCAGCTGTACCTGTGGGCACCCGGTAGTGCGAACCCGAACGGTCTCAGCGTCCGCGCCCAGATCCGTGAAAAAGGGCTCATCATCCACGCCAACATCCATCACATCGACGTGCAGAACCTCGCGTTCCAGCACCAGAACTACGCGGGCATCAGCGAGGAGGGCGGCAACAACAACACGGTGACGGGCTGCACGTTCACCGATCTCTTCAAAAGCGTGCAGGCGTACAGCACGAACGATGTGTTCAGCGGCAACACCATCATGCGCACGCAGGGCACGGGCATCTTCATCATCGGCAACAACAACCAGGTGCTGGACAATGTGCTCCAGGACATCGCATTGATCCCCGGGGCTGGTGAGAGCACGTGGGGCTACATCGGCCTGCGGAGCTACGGCAATGGGCAAACGGTGCGGGGCAATCGACTGACCAACATCGGCTACATCGGCATTGCGCTGGAAGGGCAGGGGTTGGTGGAACGCAACGTGGTGAAGGGAGCTATGGGCATCTTGAACGATGGTGGTGGTATCGCCTTCGATGACTGCAACGGGTTGGTGATCCAAGACAACATCGTGGACGGGATGGTGGGCAACATCGAGAGCAGTGCCTCGAATTTCCCGGCCTACCACAAGATCTGCCACGGTATCTACTTCGGCGACAGCAATATCCAGAACACCACGGTGCAGCGGAACATCGTGGCGAACTGCGCCGGCAGCGGCATCCACGTGGACCACACCATGCTCAGCGCCGGCAACCAGGTGAAGGACAACACGCTGTTCAACAACGAGAACCAGATGACCATCAGCGATGCGAGCAATTACAACGGGGCTGGTGCCACGCCGCCGTTCCATATGCCCGCGTTCAATGATGTGTACTCGGGCAACATCCTTTACTGCTTGAACAAGGACCAGTTCTGCGTGAAGAAGTACAACGTGTACGCCAACACGCCTGTGGATTTCGGGACCTTCACGAACAACCGCCTTTTCAACCCTTGGAACGAGGTGAGCACCTGGGTGCACAACACCTTCGCGGGCACGCACACGTACTACACGGTGGAGCAATTGCAGCAGGAACTGGGTGAGGAGAGCGGCACCACGCGCAGCCCATTGCGTTTGAACGCGCACACCGTTGCAAGCGAGCTCAGCGGTGAACTGGTGGTGAACGGCAGCTTCACCACGAACGTAACGGGGTGGGGCGGTTGGCCCACGAACGCGTCGTCCACGCGCGACCTGACGTACTTGGACAATGGCGCCCTCAAAGCACTGTTGCCCAACAACAGTTTGTACGACACCTATTCGGTGATGAACCCGGACCAGTTCGCCGTGACCAACGGGGAGTGGTACAGGATGAAGTTCAGCCTGCAAAGCACCGGGCTCGGTCATGTGTTTGCCAGCCTGAAAGGCATGACACAGCTCATCGGCCCGAACACGATCCATACGACCCGCGTACCGTTCAGCCCGGAAAGGCGTGAGGTGGAGCTCATCTTCCAAGGCAACCTCACGGACCAGGCCAAGGTGCTCTTCACGAACCACTACACGGATCCCACGTACTGGATGGACAACGTGAGCGTCAAGCGCGTGTCCGTGACACCGGTGGATCCTTCCGTGAACCACAAGCTCTACTACAACGAGAACACCACGGCGCAGACCATTATCCTGCCGGGCGGTTGCTGGAGCGATGTGAACGGTGCGCTCTTCAGCGGGACCATCACACTGCAACCGTTCACGAGCAAAGTGCTCTATCTGTACACGGGGCCGGGTTGTGTAACCGGGCCCACAACGGGTACCGTGTCGGCGAAGGCTTTCCTGAGCGGGCCGTTCAACAGCGGTACGGGCATGATGGGCGATAATCTTCGGGTGCTCGGTTTGATCCCCACAACCGAGCCTTTCACGACGCAGGGCATCGCGCTGGCCAACCCCGGTGCGGTGATCCCCACGGCGCTGTTGCAAACCACTGGCGCAACAGGCCTAGTGGACTGGGCCTTGCTGGAGTTGCGCAACCCGGACGGGACATACTCCCTTGCAGAACGCAAAGCCGTGCTCCTTCGCCGCAACGGCGAGGTGATCGGCGTTGACGGAAACCCCGTGATCTCGTTCGGGGTGGCCACCATGGGAAAACACCTTGTGTTGAAGCACCGGACGCATTTGGGTGTCATGTCGGCACAACCCATCGCCACCAATGGTCAACTGATTGATTTCACGGCGACGGCCACGACATTGTACGGCACCAACCCGACCACGACCGTGGGCACCGCTCGTGCACTCTGGATGGGCGACCTGAACGGTGATGGGACCGTGCGCTACACCGGGGGCAACAACGACCGCGACCCGATCCTGGCGGCCATTGGTGGCACCCTTCCCACCCAAGTGCTTACCATGCAGTACCGCAACGAGGACGTGAACATGGACGGTATCGTGAAGTACGTTGGTGTTGACAACGATCGCGACCTCGTGCTGACGGTCATCGGAGGAACGGTGCCTACCGCAGTGCGCACCGCGCAGGTGCCCTGA
- a CDS encoding DUF4835 family protein: MRRFLLYLTICLPLALIGLRSAAQEFNCQVTVIAPQIANGDPRTWKSMETAITEFMNTRRFTNFNFTAPERLDMSLLVTITEMPAMDRFKGTLQVIYARPVYNTDYSSSVINLLDNDFEFQFLMNTQLEFAPERFTSNLTSVLAFYAYYILGVDADTYKLNGGTDFYNLAQQVVSQAQNANESGWKAFEGNKNRYWLIDNQLQSVFRPLRELLYNYHRAGMDTAHENVVTARKAVAASIEKLRTVHQAKPASYNLQVLFNAKGDELIELFKPADPAEKAKIFNTLQIVDPGNISKYQAMMRG, translated from the coding sequence ATGCGTCGATTTCTGCTCTACCTGACCATCTGCCTGCCGCTCGCATTGATCGGCCTGCGCAGCGCCGCGCAGGAGTTCAATTGTCAAGTGACCGTGATCGCTCCACAGATCGCCAACGGCGACCCTCGGACGTGGAAGAGCATGGAGACGGCCATCACCGAGTTCATGAACACGCGCCGCTTCACCAACTTCAACTTCACGGCTCCCGAGCGGCTGGACATGAGCCTGCTGGTCACCATCACCGAAATGCCCGCGATGGACCGCTTCAAAGGCACGCTGCAAGTGATCTACGCACGGCCGGTCTACAACACGGATTACAGCAGCAGCGTGATCAACCTGCTCGACAACGACTTCGAGTTCCAGTTCCTCATGAACACACAGCTCGAGTTCGCTCCCGAACGCTTCACGAGCAACCTCACCAGCGTGCTGGCCTTCTACGCCTACTACATCCTCGGCGTGGATGCTGACACCTACAAGCTCAACGGCGGCACCGACTTCTACAACCTCGCGCAGCAGGTGGTGAGCCAGGCCCAGAACGCGAACGAATCCGGCTGGAAGGCCTTCGAGGGGAACAAGAACCGCTACTGGCTCATCGACAACCAGCTCCAGTCGGTGTTCAGACCATTGCGCGAATTGTTGTACAACTACCATCGCGCAGGCATGGACACGGCCCACGAGAATGTTGTGACGGCCAGGAAGGCGGTCGCAGCTTCGATCGAGAAACTGCGCACGGTGCACCAGGCAAAGCCGGCGAGCTACAATCTCCAGGTGCTGTTCAATGCCAAGGGCGATGAGCTGATCGAGCTCTTCAAGCCCGCCGACCCCGCCGAGAAGGCGAAGATCTTCAACACGCTGCAGATCGTCGACCCTGGGAACATCAGCAAGTACCAGGCGATGATGCGGGGTTGA